A single Corticium candelabrum chromosome 12, ooCorCand1.1, whole genome shotgun sequence DNA region contains:
- the LOC134187856 gene encoding 52 kDa repressor of the inhibitor of the protein kinase-like, with the protein MASRSRPSNPQSQTLTKYFGSVSKRPRLDEEDRRPDSTKVPDDGGDDLHGDNSSLPSLERPDDATFIHPAVSSGDFARIVQLKEERTLTDQEKYHLLTNHFRPSATYRFPSVLYGKKKRAFQHDWLHQYNGLVYSETMQGSYCKYCVLFGQAAYSVYSFTGTLISKPLTNLQKASEKLRNHFIGVGGSSARKYHLQAVEKAENFKAVMEKKQLPVDQQLSSLRAQRIAKNREILRSVAETVILCGRQGLALRGHRDDWKWLEKTPYANHGNFMALLQFRIQSGDKVLADHLQSGGYQGNALYTSKTIQNELIDVCDHIIRTRILNEVRDAPFFSIMADEATDAANKEQLAISVRYVKEATRSIEERFLGFSECVTGVTGEAIADRILQHLVDWQLPADNLIGQTYDGAGAMAGRKKGAAARITQLYPKALYTHCNAHVLNLCVVKCCRIREIQNAMDTADRICRFFANSPKRQLALEKSIGAVLDGEHRKRIKSLCKTRWVERHQAFEVFADLLQPLIFCLEEIKDSVEWNRETRADAQSFFLALTRFPFIFTLILTKDVLAYTKALSVKLQGRYVDIVKAYQEIRFVTSTLHSARVNVTTIHSRVYQKALEVAGKVNVEESLPRTTGRQQHRGNVPASSASDYYRKQLTIPMLDHLINEMGYRFSESSSAVVSQITRLLPPSLAVSDNILSSADIPDLVKMYGDDLPAAAALDTELHSWTVKWSGSVQFAADKDTPSKVLNQIDKDFFPNVGQLLKIACTLSVTSAECERSISRLRFLKTCMRSGMGESRLNGLTLLHVHRDIPCDAEAVVEEFAKRNPRRLQLSEFC; encoded by the exons ATGGCTTCCCGTAGTCGTCCTTCCAACCCTCAGTCTCAGACTCTCACGAAGTATTTTGGCTCTGTGTCAAAGCGGCCTCGCTTGGATGAGGAGGACAGACGACCGGACTCTACAAA GGTACCGGATGATGGAGGTGACGATCTGCATGGAGACAACAGTAGCTTACCATCACTGGAAAGACCAGACGATGCCACTTTTATCCATCCAGCTGTGTCTTCCGGAGATTTTGCTAGAATTGTACAGTTGAAGGAAGAACGAACTCTGACAGATCAGGAAAAGTACCATCTACTTACTAACCATTTCCGGCCCAGCGCTACCTACCGCTTTCCATCTGTTCTTTATGGGAAGAAGAAGCGTGCATTTCAACATGACTGGCTTCACCAATATAACGGTCTTGTGTATTCTGAGACAATGCAGGGAAGCTACTGCAAATACTGTGTCCTGTTTGGTCAAGCTGCGTACTCTGTGTACAGTTTTACCGGTACTCTGATTAGTAAACCACTCACTAATCTCCAGAAGGCCAGTGAGAAGCTGCGTAACCATTTCATTGGTGTCGGAGGGAGTTCAGCAAGGAAGTACCACTTACAAGCTGTTgaaaaggcagagaattttaaGGCTGTGATGGAAAAGAAACAGTTGCCAGTTGACCAGCAACTTTCCAGCCTTCGAGCTCAGCGTATTGCCAAAAACAGAGAAATCCTAAGATCTGTAGCAGAAACTGTTATACTTTGTGGCAGGCAAGGGCTTGCTTTGAGAGGCCATCGCGATGATTGGAAGTGGTTAGAGAAAACGCCATACGCTAATCACGGAAATTTCATGGCCCTACTTCAGTTTCGGATTCAGAGTGGAGACAAAGTTTTAGCTGATCACCTTCAATCTGGTGGTTACCAAGGAAACGCTCTGTACACAAGCAAAACCATTCAAAATGAGTTGATTGACGTATGTGATCATATAATCCGCACCCGCATTTTAAACGAAGTCCGAGATGCCCCTTTTTTCTCAATCATGGCAGACGAAGCAACAGATGCTGCCAATAAGGAGCAGCTGGCTATCAGTGTCCGGTATGTGAAGGAGGCTACACGAAGTATCGAAGAGCGATTCTTAGGTTTTAGTGAGTGTGTTACTGGCGTAACTGGAGAAGCCATAGCAGATCGCATTCTTCAGCATCTAGTCGACTGGCAGCTTCCAGCCGATAATCTCATCGGTCAGACGTACGATGGTGCCGGAGCCATGGCTGGAAGAAAGAAAGGAGCAGCAGCACGCATAACACAGCTCTACCCAAAGGCTCTTTATACGCATTGCAATGCGCATGTTCTCAACCTTTGTGTGGTAAAATGTTGTCGCATTCGTGAAATCCAGAATGCCATGGACACCGCTGACAGGATTTGCCGTTTCTTTGCCAACTCGCCAAAGAGACAGCTTGCTTTAGAAAAGTCGATAGGAGCGGTTTTGGATGGTGAGCATCGCAAAAGAATAAAGTCACTTTGCAAAACTAGATGGGTGGAAAGGCACCAGGCCTTTGAGGTCTTCGCAGATCTCTTACAGCCATTGATTTTCTGTTTGGAAGAGATCAAAGATTCGGTGGAGTGGAACAGAGAAACCAGAGCTGATGCACAGTCATTCTTTCTGGCTTTAACAAGATTTCCGTTCATCTTCACTTTAATACTGACAAAGGATGTTTTAGCGTACACTAAAGCCCTGAGTGTCAAGTTGCAGGGCCGTTATGTTGACATAGTGAAGGCATACCAGGAAATAAGGTTTGTCACTTCCACACTTCACAGTGCCAGGGTGAATGTCACTACAATCCATTCACGAGTCTATCAAAAGGCTTTGGAAGTAGCCGGTAAGGTTAATGTAGAAGAGAGCTTGCCAAGAACGACTGGACGTCAACAGCACCGCGGCAATGTGCCTGCATCTTCTGCATCCGATTACTACCGGAAACAGCTGACCATCCCAATGCTGGACCATCTCATCAATGAAATGGGTTACCGGTTTAGCGAAAGTTCTTCAGCTGTTGTTTCTCAAATCACGCGTCTTTTGCCACCATCCTTGGCAGTGAGTGACAACATCTTGTCTTCAGCAGATATTCCCGACTTGGTCAAGATGTATGGCGATGATTTACCAGCCGCAGCTGCTCTGGATACGGAGCTTCACAGCTGGACAGTGAAATGGAGCGGGTCGGTACAGTTTGCAGCAGATAAAGATACACCCTCGAAGGTTCTCAACCAAATCGACAAGGACTTCTTTCCAAATGTTGGGCAGCTGTTAAAGATAGCATGCACACTCTCGGTAACAAGTGCGGAGTGCGAACGTTCCATTAGCCGTCTGCGGTTTTTGAAAACTTGCATGCGTAGCGGCATGGGAGAGTCACGCTTGAATGGCCTAACGCTGCTCCATGTTCACCGGGATATCCCGTGTGATGCTGAAGCCGTCGTGGAAGAATTTGCAAAGCGAAACCCACGGCGGCTTCAGCTGTCCGAGTTTTGTTAG